In Chanos chanos chromosome 14, fChaCha1.1, whole genome shotgun sequence, the sequence TGGATTTATTTATAATACAGAACAACATTAATGGTCCAGGGCCTTAGGGCCATCGCGTGACTGTTTGATATGTCACCCTCTCTGGACCTCAGTGTCGCGTGTGACTGCTATGTTTtatcactaacacattttcaacAAGCTGTAATCAGAtgactgtgaaaataaatgCGACAGAGATTCCAATAATAGCAGAGTAGCTGAGGCCCAGTCTCTCAGAGGTAGCCTAAGCCGTTGGAACAATTACTCAGacataatgaaaacagaattcATCTCATGATATGACAAAGCAATAGGACTCTGAGGCATGAGCTGCACATCATACTTATATATAATACTGTATACCATACTCTTTCAGTGGACAGGACAATGATTGTCAACTAGAACCTCCTTCCTGGAAATCATTTGCAACAGTTATTTGAATGCAGCCAAAACTACTGGTGGCTTCAAGGCATAACTGCAAAACTTGCAGCCAAGTAAGAAACAtttcacaatctctctcactgtattgACGCAGAGTTAAGAGTAATTTGTAATTAAAGCAGAAGAGCATTCAATGCTATTCAGCCACCAACCGGGAAGACTGCGTATGATTGGTCAGTCTTATCAGTGACCAGTGTAGCTTGTCAGATTAACCCCTTCTTTATGCTGCGTTTGGCAGAGCTGCTGATAAAAATCGAATCGCTGTTGTACCAGCTGCTCTCACCTTAatgctcttctcctcctctgatcCCTCAGTCTTGAGATAAGCCTTGTCATCATCGGTACCCTCCACGCTCAGGAAACAGTTAGTGGTGTGGCCGATACCACTCGGGAGCACCCGGTCACGTAGCATGGCATTGATAACAGTGCTTTTCCCATTGCTCGTCCTAATAAAGCCAATAAGAACATGGGAACATACAGATCGGTCCTGTCAGCTCAGGCTAACTATTATGTGTTTGGTAACAGAGGCACTTCAGCCTATAAAAGAGCTGAGGAAAGAGAGCTATATTTCATAGAGAACAAGTCTGGTTTGTTCATTCGTGAAATGCTGCCTAAGACAAGATGCTCCATAGTTCACATTTGAGTGGTTTCTGTTTCAACTCTGCGGGATGACACATGCAGTACGAACTGCGAGATCCGTTTGAAATAAACGGCTTAGTTTGAAAGGCGAAACTAAATTGCTCACTCACCTCCCAAAAAAGGCTACCTTCATATGCCGGCGAGCTAAAACCTCTCTGATGACACTGAGTTTGTTAGTGTACGCCTCAATCTGTTTCAGCTGGTCTTTGCTGGCGATATGTTCCAACGACTCATTCTGACAGGTATCTGTTGGTATGAAAGTGAATATCAGAGATATGAAAGCCTTCGTTTTGCTGATAATCATTTTGTGAGAGTTGATTTGATTGACATTTACGCACCTTTGACAAACTCTGTGCCTTCCTGGACATAACCTAGTAACTGTTCAAATATatcattgattttctttttagcCACCACAAAGTGCTTCAGTGGAGAGGCATCCCCGTGGTCCATATTTCCCAGATCTGCAAAGTCAATACATTCAGTTATACACTGAGATGCTTTATCATCAATATTACATGTTTTAAAACTCTGTcgttaaatatttgttttgtcttacTTTCAAAACCCCAGCATAAGAAACACTCAGTCAGATCCTACGAAAAACGAGACAAAGAATTTAATAATAGCTATTATCCGTTTCTCTATACAATAAACAGTACACACTGTATGTGGTGAACTAATCATGTTGCTAAATACTATTCAAACTAAACCGCCACAACCATCAAATTTATGACATAATCCTGAATTAATTTCAAAACGTGACGTTAGGTACTACGGACAACAAAGAAATTACGATATTGCACATTAACAAGGATAAGTTCATCAATAAGAAACTAAAACGATATCACAGCTGTAGGTCAGCGATTAAAACACGGGGCTACGGTTAAGTCACCACTGAGGATCAAAACCAACCTAAACATTTCTACCGTTCATTGCTAGGCGAGATTATCCCATTACGTCGTGTTAGGTAACTATCAAAAGTGCTTGTGAAAGGTCACAAGTCACAGAAAGCGCAACTACCAAAACCCTCTTGTATCCAGACTGTTGTTCAAAGTCAGCGGCTAAAATTAAAACATACTTTAATTACTCAAGGGCACCGCACAAGGAGTCATTGTGAAACTGATACATGTAACCTTAGCTAGTCAGTCAGAAACCATTAGCAATGGTTTGGCCGTCTCCCACGCTAGAATGAAGCAAGCACAGGtccaaaaaacaccaaacaattCGAACAGCGCAACAAGCTAGAAAGTTTAACTCGTGACAAAACAGACGATCATCAGGTTCTGTGCATTAAGCGAAGTACTGCTAGAAAGCGACCAGTATCGGTATGTTAAGTTAGCAACCTAGCATAACTGCACTGTTAACATTGCTTTAGCTAGAATAGGAAACAGTTAGGTACTGGCAAAGAAACCTTCCCACTTGATCTTCGGAACTAGCGCGAGGTAGTATCAGCCATGTATACAAAGAATACCAATGTCATTGCAGATTGCAGCATGACTTCCCACTGATAATACTCGAAACAGTAAAACGTGAACGTAACGAGTGCAAATGTCATTGCACGTGAGCGTCAATAAATATTCgttatcaaaacacaaaacatgtacTGGTTAATAAGGAACCTTGGTAAACAGTACATAAAGAATACAGTAACGTTTGTCTTACCGACTCTTTATTTAGAGAGGCAAAGTATGTAACTCATGCCGCTTCACGCGTTCGAACCCCCGTCCGACTGCGGTGTTTTGGAACAGTGTCAttcatcttcctctttcatTTGCTCCACTACAGCAGATTGGAGCATTACCGCCACCCTCTGGACTGGAAAAGAGCCTCCACGCGCACATGTGGCTGGCGGTGGAAGTGCACCACGAGCACAAGCATTTCACTGGAAAAGTGGGAAGAAAGCACCTTACATGAATTTCAACTAATGTTTAGGTTAATTAATGTTGATTGCTTCTCTAAGGTTTTGAGCATTCTTTCTGGGGAAGATAGTAATTATTGTCCTGTGACTCCTTTTCTTCTGCTGTAGAGTCAGCCAGAGGTTGTACAGTAGAGCAAAATTTGCACTGCATCTTCTACCTGTTCGGGTCGTTTCGGTTAACCATTTGACACATAGATATAGAAACGTTTATATATGTATGATTTGACATGGCAGGGCTGTATCTCTTCTCTCAGATAAGGATGTATGTTAAGGAGACAGTGTTTTAAGTTGCCACAAACTGATAACTGCCAACTCCAGATAGGGTTAAGAAAATAAATCACTTCTAATCTCACGAGCCATTGCTAAACCGAGTTCAAGGGCACTATAAATACGGTATAAATATTTCCTTCCAGCCTCACAAATTTTCTCCGGTAGCCTGTCACATATCTGACAGCTCATTTATTTACTAACTAAGACAAATTTAGCCTGGGTTtagcattatatatatatatgtgtgtgtgtgtgtgtgtatgtatgtatatggaGTCAGGCTTATTTCCAATTCGGAAAAACATACTAGAAAGCTCAAACAGACAAGACTACTCTGATGTATATTTCAGAGAAAGCTAAACGGGAACGCCTTTCATCACTGGTCAAGCACTCACTTATGAATGACAGCTGAGTCACAGCAACTCACATCAGTGTAAGTTCCTGACGGTTCGAAGAGGTTGTTTAACTCACACGTCGCTTATTTTCTTGTACACAAACGGACTGAATTGCCTTCTGAACTGACAGAAAAATTAATATCATTAAGTGGAGGAACCAGTTGTTTCTTTTGAGCCGAGTGGGTCTCTAATGGAGGGGTGAAATAACTAGGAGGAAGATGATCAACGAATATAAGTAAGCATTTCGATAGTTTTACTTTATTTGAGGACATCACGCTGTCGGTGTTTCTTGTTGGTATAAATCAGAGAGTATTATCATACGAGTCAAGAGTTACTGAATTCTTCTTATTGACTGTTGCTTTGcgtgaggttaaaaaaaacaaacaaaaacagtggttTCATGTTCTAACATGCTTTCTAACTAACTGAATGTCATTTTCGAGAGCTAAGGGGAATAGGCTTACTAAATAACTCTCCCATGACGGTTAGAATAGCATGAAAACTATACGCGTATAGAGTAATTAGACACGCTGGTTACCCATGCGACTTACCATGAGAACCCTccgtaacaaaaacaaaaaaaagcgtTTCAGTTTTACTCCTCAAACGCGCTGAAGAAACCAGGTTAGCAAAATTGCCCTTTGATaatcatatttatttgaatgaTGCTGAGCAACTTTCGTGCGTGAGCAGAGATGTTTTCCGATACTTATctttcatttgatattttttgcTTCCCTTTATTTCTGGTAAATAGCAACATTTCGTTTGCTATTTTCCACTCGTTTCTCTATTATTTACTTTCTATTGTAACTACAGCGTAAGAGActatgcattgtgtgtgtttgtgtggtgtgtgtagatgtgtgttaCGTTAGCGACCTCTTTTCATTGTCCTTTGATATTCCAGAACTCTCTCGCCAATTTCAAATGGCCTGAAAGTCACCGTCATGATTCTGAATTACATGTGATTATTTTATCTCCCAGAGTTTTTTcaatatggagagagagtgtttaaagAATGTTATTTAGCGGCACCTTGTCAAAACTAAGTAtaacatttccattttcattaacatttcagAATGTATAGAATTATGATGTGGGATGATGGATAGACAACCTCGGACATTCAACATTGTGAGTTACATTCGTTTCTAAAATAAatttcaagttttatttttttacagactTACTTCAACAGACTGACAGTGATTTAAGGCAACTGATCAAGTTCGGCAGTTTAGCGAACCTATCCTCTTCACCCCCGTAGCTGACAGGGAATGAAAGTGATACATGATATGTGATATATTTAAACTACTGACCTCTGCCTTCCGCACTGGCGTAGTTCTCGAGAGTATAGTGGTATGGTATCAACATATATTGGCTTCTTATGCAATTATCATGAATTATATATTTGtaactgtcatgttttttttgtttgtttgttttgttttctaagaTGGCCTCCAGTCAACCTGATCCCAGTGACTCTGCAGGGGAACCTCAGCCTGGTGACCTCATCGAGATCTTCAGACCAGCTTATCAGCACTGGGCGTTGTATCTAGGTGATGGTTATATCATCAACCTAACACCAGTTGGTCAGTACAGAGTGTCTATTTGGGTGTCTCTTTGATCTTTCTGGCATAagcagaggtggcaaaagtaaaagtattCTTGCTAagaaaaagtactctaagtagagttaaactcacaaccgtttttgtaaactgtaagtgagtgaatattttactcttacttaagtatttttcaagagggatattttaactctacttagagtaatttctttttttggcaagaatacttcttcttttgcttttgctACCTCTGACCATAAGTGCTTTTCACTCAACCTTTTTGCGCTTTTCCCTCAGATGAGAGCCAGGCTGCGGCCATGTCCAGCGTAAAGTCAGTCTTCAGTCGCAAGGCGGTTGTCCGCATGCAGCTGCTCAaggaggtggtggggggagaTTCATACCGTGTCAACAACAAATATGATGACAACCACAcccctctgcctgtctctgagaTCATTCAGCGAGCTCAAAACCTCATTGACCAGGAGGTTTCTTATGACCTTTTGGGAAGTAACTGTGAACACTTTGTGACACTGCTGCGCTATGGAGAGGGTGTATCAGAGCaggtctcttttttctctgtttatttatggcTTCTTTTCACATATGATTTTGAACTTAGATTGTTTTCACAGCGGATGTTTCTTGCAGCACCAGAAGTAAACTTTCCTTTTGTCACACGTTATTAACAGTAAAATACATGCAgatcttttattgttttgcaCAAAGAAATTTATAAAAGttgtacatgtctgtgtctcataATTCTAGTCACTAAGTCACCCCCCCTCTTCACTCACAATGTAGATCAGGAAATGTCATGctaatacataataataaacataagCTCGTTCAGTGTTGTGgatttgcattgttttataATGTCTCTGATGTTGTATTCACAGGCAAGTCGGGCAATAGGGGCAATAAGTTTGGTGACGGCTGCAGCAAGTGCTTTCTCTGTGCTTGGACTGATCAACACCCGCTCCAGAAATAGACCTTTCTAACACCGCAACACAGAGAAGACACACTCTACCTCTGGTCTATGATCTGGGATCAGTAGCCATACTTTTGTCATAGTGGCTAAGATTAGGGAAAACTATTCCATAGCCTGATCTGTGCTCTTTTGCCTGAGGGAGAACTGGAGACCACCAAATCCTTCTTGTATTGAAATGTACTTCTAATTACTTTCTTTACAGGTTACAGTCTATCCGCAGTAACACCACATGCAAAATAAAGATTTGAATTCTTACTGTGAACTACTAATACACTAGTATGTGACTTGCCATAAGTAATGGTGAGCTGTGATCTTTTAAGAAAATTTTTGTAACGAAAGGTGGTGTTTTGACATGGGGTGCATAGATTACAATACATGTACATTATTTGCTTTTCCACACTGACTGAACGGAAACAAACAAGTGTAATTTTTTAAGTAGTTGTCAGCTGTGGAATGATCAGAAAAAGCAGAACTCCTGAAAAGGACTACAGAGCAAGTCAGCTCGGCAGTGAGGGCTTTCTGAAACACATTTGTTGGCATTTGTTGGCTGTGGAGAGGGCTAAATATAGGCTCTAAAAGTCGCTCACATACCCATAAaatgaataagtgaataaatataATAGGTTTATATTGCGTGcaactgttattatttttgttcctTTAAACAGACTGAATTTTGAAGCATGAATGAAATTGTATGGTGATATAACTAAGCAATGTTACATTCTTGAAAGCGAGGGAACAAAaagccaaaaataaaacaaaataaaaaacaaaaccaaagactGAAGAGTATGGATTGTTTGTGTTCAATGAGTCCACCCTGAACTTCATTTGAAAAGGTCATTTTCTAGAGCCTCATAACAAAATGTAGGGACCTAGAGTTTATGTTGGCATAGGATGGCCTTTTTATATCATAACTTTACgtattattttgaaatttaaattacAACTTGAGTCACTTATTCACTGGCTCAGCTGCAACACCTGCATTTTAGCATCTTATAACAATATATTTTAGATGGCCTTTTTACAAAAGATAAATATTACCATGatactacatttcccataatgCTGAAGAAGCACTTTCCGATGCCCTTGCATTTAGTGGGTCGAGGGAAACCCCGTAGTAACCAAAAAGACtaatgtgttttactgcaaTATCCTTCCGCCAGAAGATATAGTTCATAATGACAAGCGTCAGCAATAAAACTTTTCGTTTTAATAAATTGAGTCGTTTTGCAATGGATAGTTTGTTCCAACGAATATGTCTGTATAAAGGGATGGAACCAGTTTTTGAGTACTGGTGGACATTTTTTGTTCACCGGAAGCTTAAGTGCCGGTTGATTAAAATGT encodes:
- the plaat1 gene encoding phospholipase A and acyltransferase 1 is translated as MMDRQPRTFNIMASSQPDPSDSAGEPQPGDLIEIFRPAYQHWALYLGDGYIINLTPVDESQAAAMSSVKSVFSRKAVVRMQLLKEVVGGDSYRVNNKYDDNHTPLPVSEIIQRAQNLIDQEVSYDLLGSNCEHFVTLLRYGEGVSEQASRAIGAISLVTAAASAFSVLGLINTRSRNRPF